One stretch of Juglans microcarpa x Juglans regia isolate MS1-56 chromosome 3D, Jm3101_v1.0, whole genome shotgun sequence DNA includes these proteins:
- the LOC121256193 gene encoding E3 ubiquitin-protein ligase RHA2A, which translates to MGLQSQLNDVSSDSIPLLLLALFAKCVSYLRSVVSGLFHSLGLSRFNPDSAVDDGFVAAVGSGLAGLIVLADQLNLNRVFSYEYLDSEESDLVGRPDCVVCLSALRDGDQVRRLACLHVFHKECFDGWLNHLKFTCPICRSPQVCDERVSLTDRRVGGDLLAWFSVR; encoded by the coding sequence ATGGGATTGCAGAGCCAGCTGAACGACGTGTCATCGGATTCGATCCCACTTCTACTTCTGGCGCTCTTCGCCAAGTGCGTCAGCTACCTCCGTTCTGTCGTCTCCGGCCTATTCCACTCTCTCGGTCTCTCCCGATTCAACCCAGACAGCGCCGTAGACGATGGTTTCGTGGCCGCCGTTGGGTCGGGCCTTGCCGGCCTAATCGTCTTGGCCGATCAGCTCAACCTCAACCGGGTGTTTTCCTACGAGTACCTCGACAGCGAGGAGTCGGACCTCGTCGGTCGGCCCGATTGCGTCGTGTGCCTCTCCGCGTTGAGGGATGGGGACCAGGTGCGACGGCTAGCGTGCCTCCACGTTTTCCACAAGGAGTGCTTCGATGGCTGGCTCAACCACCTCAAGTTCACATGCCCTATTTGTCGGTCGCCGCAGGTGTGTGACGAGCGCGTGTCACTCACCGACCGTCGCGTCGGTGGAGACCTCCTCGCGTGGTTCTCCGTGCGGTGA